The Microtus pennsylvanicus isolate mMicPen1 chromosome 14, mMicPen1.hap1, whole genome shotgun sequence DNA window TCGCTTGCTATTCTTGAGGGTTCTGTAGACAGAGCATGAGGGTTTGTGCAAGTTTTCTCCAGATGCCTCACCACAGCCGCTTGTTTGGAGAAAGCAGCCCTTAGCAACACATTTTAATTCTCTAGGTGTTTCTGGGCTATTCTAAGTTCCTTCCCAATGCCACGCCTCTATCTCTACATATGGCTCTATGTGAAGGACAGGGCCTTAAGAACCACATCATCAGGTTGTCAAGGGGCCACCAAATCCCCGATGGAAGGAAGGGTCAGCTGCTTCTCTGCCAGAATGAACCTGCTcttgcctccctccttcctgttaGCCAGGGCTCAGGGTAAAAGCTACCTCACGGGACAGTCTGCACTGTGCTAGCCCTAGCAAAACAATACgagtctttcttctttcctttctaacCAAAGATAACTGAGAATACATacttaaatcttttattttatgtttaaaatagtcttcatgaaaatatttttaatgaagcgTATAAATGCTTCTGACACAGTGGTAAGTGGGGTTAAGAGCAGAATATGTTACTGTATAACAGAAGGGCGAGGAGCCTTgctttgtaaacacacacacacacacacacacacacacacacacacacaggcacacattcaacatggatttcttttttgtttttgttttttaaaacagtgtttctctatgtagctctggctgtcctagaactcactctatagagcaggctagcctcaaactcagagatccacctgcccctacctcccaagcgctgggatgtACGCCACTACCCCCCAGCTAAACACAGATTTCTTCAGGAGGTGGATTTAGAGGTCATTCTGCAGTTCTTTCAAGGTTTTGCTCTTTTCTAGAAGAAAATATCTATATAGGTATCTACTACTTTGATAATCCCACGAGAAAGGACTATGTGCTACTAGCTGGAACTTCTGAGAGACTGGGATTTGACGTGATTTCATGTGACAATGCAAAGAGAACAATGTCAGGCTTCTCGTCAAAGTGATTTCTGTGCAGAGCCTTCTTGCCAGGAGATGAATGTTCCCCACACTGTGTAGACTCTGACAAAACTGTTCATCTTGTCATCACTCACACGGTTATGTGAGATCTGAAGACATCAGGTGGTACTCTCGGAGCCTTGAATCAAGGTCCCGTATGTTCTTCTTTCCTGATGACCAGGACTGAGGGCTCCCCCAAAGAATTTTGAAATGTGGGTTTTGAGAGTCCCCCAGAGTCTGGTACCAGGTAACAGGAGAGGTCTGGAAGATGCTGGCTTTCTGCATCAAGTTTGATGGCAAAGgcattttgtttttggagatggaAGGCTTTGAGGCCTTGGGATACCCTTCTGTAAGGCAAATGGCTATATTTCtttcagtagtgtgtgtgtgtgtgtgtgtgtgtgtgtgtgtgtgtgtgtgtgtgtgtgtgtggtgctgtatgcctttaatctcagcactctgagaCAAGAGgacctctgaattcaaggccagcctgatctacctgtatagttccaggccagccagggctacatagtgaaccctgtctcaaaaaatacatgTAGGTACTTAGTAGTACACATACTaagttattaatattaataaggGATGGGTCTCAGAGAAGGCAGCTGAGGGAAAGTCTGCTAGGATCTCTTTCCATTCTGTCACCAGGGAAGTTTTCCAAAGTGTTTGGGTGGTGGGGATAGAAGGGCTGACTAGACCTCAGCCCTGCCCTGACTGGGCTGGCCTGACCAAGGACACATCTTGAGTTTCACCAGAGAAATGTAGCCATTTGTGGGGTGGAGGGCAGgcagtgctacttactggctggTAGCCAGAAGCGTGGGGTGAAAGTGGTTCTGGAACGCCTGTGGCTAATACTGGAGGCAGGCTCCATTAGCACCCCCAAATCACTGCATTAGCCATCCAGAGTGCCTCGGCCTCCGCTCCCAGCCGCTCTGCCCTTTAGTCACCAGGGCAGCAGCCAGTATGCCAGCCGCTTACAGGAAACAGAGGAATCAAGTGTCCTTTTTCGGACTCACAGAATTCCATCTTTCAGCACCACGATCTTCTCTGGCGCCATTGTTTGTAATACTGGGACCAATATCACCATTTCTGTGACTTGGTATTGATTCTTTACCTTTGCAAACTACTTCACAACGTATAAAGTGTCTCCCCAGGGTCAGTTTCACCCTAGTAAAGATGATCCCTTGTAGGGGCATGATAGCACAGCGGTAGCGCGCTTGCCTAAAGATGACCTCAAACGTGGAGTAATGTAAAGGCAGAGGGAGGCTGGTGCTCAAGGGAACACATTAGGTCTACACTTCTGAATAGAGCCTAGTTGGGGCGTTTCCAGCCTCCAGACACATCCACCGGTCATCCCCCTCCTCCTTGCTGGAACAGGTCCATAGTTCAGGCAACTTCTAAGGTTAGAAACGAAAGTCCTTCTATTCTACCAGGGAAGTTTGACTATGccaaatcccagcacacagggttGGACAAGAGGAGAGTGTTTTTTTTCACTGTAAGGCAAGTTGCTCATGCCTCCGTTTCCCATATTTCACAGAAAGTCCTTTGAAAGACCCAGAGTTCTCGTTTTTAACAGACTGTAAAGATtttataccatatacacacacacacacacatatatacatatatatatgtatatatatgtgtatatatatacacatatatatacatatatatatacacatatatatatgcctcACCCCTAAAGTACATTGTAAAATGTACACCTTTAGCCCAACAGACAAACCTCATGAAGAAGAGCAAGAATTCAGCAGGGCTAGAAACCTACCTACCAAGAATTGGCAACCTGGAGCAACCAGCAAGACCCAGAGAGAAGAAAGTAGCATTTTTGGAATCCATTTTGCTCAGGCTGTTAAGGACATCCTGAAAAAATCCCCTTTGCTACTAGGGCAAGAGAACTTGGGGAAAGGCCGATTCCCACCGGATGCATACAGAAGGGAAGGCATAGATCAACTTTGGAGCGGGTGATACCTTAGTGGGGCAGACAGGTGCATTGACTGCCCATAGAACCCATGGCCTGTGGGACACACCTGGGCGCTGCCTCTATATTTTGAACCCAGGTTCACTGGTGAGCAGTAGCTGTCGCTGCCAGACCCCGCTGGGTCGCCCTCTGTCTGTCCAGCCATTTAAAGGTAATATTTACCATGTATGTAAGGGAAGAGACTCGAGATGACTATGGCCTTTGGAAGGCATCATCTTGAAAGTCACACTTTTTCTCAAGCGCCTCCCTCCCAGGTCTCCTCCCTGGAGCACCACTGTCACAGGAGGGAGTCAGCGCCGCGGTGTACCTCACTGGCGCTCTGGGACCCAGAGGGACTAGGTCGGCGGAGCAGGGGACAGACGCACGGCCGGGCGGGGCccctggaggtggggaggggggaggaggggcagggggcGCGGCGGGGCGCGGCTCACCTGCCAGGCTGTTGTAGCAGTCGACCTCGATGGCTTCAATCGTCTTGCTCTGTTCCTCCGAGAGATGGCTGGGTTTGGGGACTCCGGCCGGGGAAGCTGGCCGCGCGTCCCTTTCCCGCTCCCCTGGAGGTGGCAGCAGCCCCTTCAGCTCCAGCAACGCCCGGTGGTATTTGCCGATGGCTTCGCGGAATTTCTTGTCCTTGTAGCACTGCGCCCCTTGGCTCTTGAACTCGTGCGCCCGCCGGATGAGCTCCGCGGGCTCGGCCGCCGCCCCAGCCTGGCCTCGCTCCGGGGCCCCTCCGCCGCCCGGGACGCACGGTGGTGGCACGGACCGCGGCCCCTCGCCCAGAGCGGGCGGGTTAGGGTTCCCCGAGGCTCGGGCCGCCTTCCTCTCCATCCGGCCTCCGCCCGCGCCTGGAGCGCGCCGGGATCCCGGCTTTAAAAGCGCCGGGCGCTGGCTTAGCGCCCGGCAGACTCTGCCGCGGCCGTGACCCAAGGCGCCGCGCGCTTGCCCCGCACTCCCATCCTCGTCGCCAGCCGCCGGAGGCAGCTCCCTCCTCCTGCGAGCGCTcccctcccagttccctcccccgCTTCGGTGGCGCCCGCCCTCGTCCCCGCCCTTTTCTGCTCCCGCAACCAGCCGCCGCTGGTTACTGGACCCTGTGCTCGCCTGGCCGTGGTGCAGGGGACAGCGAGGCCCGAacagtgtggtggtggtgattgtcgCTGACCCGGAAGAAGCTGGGCTTGCTCAACGGAGGGGAGGATTGACGGCAAAAAGGTTCCCCTAGTTCTCATTCATCCAA harbors:
- the Ttc9 gene encoding tetratricopeptide repeat protein 9A, encoding MERKAARASGNPNPPALGEGPRSVPPPCVPGGGGAPERGQAGAAAEPAELIRRAHEFKSQGAQCYKDKKFREAIGKYHRALLELKGLLPPPGERERDARPASPAGVPKPSHLSEEQSKTIEAIEVDCYNSLAACLLQAELVNYERVKEYCLKVLKKEGENFKALYRSGVAFYHLGDYDKALYYLKEARTRQPTDTNVVRYIQLTEMKLSRCSHREKEAM